A single region of the Streptomyces sp. NBC_00425 genome encodes:
- the serS gene encoding serine--tRNA ligase, translated as MIDLRLLREDPDRARASQRARGEDVALVDSLLSADERRRSSGVRFDELRAEQRSLGKLIPKASADEKVELLKKASQLAADVKAADAERDAAVAETQELLQRLGNLVHPDVPVGGEEDFVTLETHGTIRDFGAEGFEPKDHLELGQILGAIDVERGAKVSGSRFYFLTGVGALLELALVNAAIAQATAAGFTPMLTPALVRPQSMAGTGFLGQAAQDVYHLDKDDLYLVGTSEVPLAAYHMDEIIDADKLPLRYAGFSPCFRREAGSHGKDTKGIFRVHQFDKVEMFSYVVPEDSQAEHQRLLAWEKQWLSALELPFRVIDVASGDLGSSAARKFDCEAWIPTQGKYRELTSTSDCTEFQSRRLSIRVREGKQVRPLATLNGTLCAVPRTIVAILENHQQADGSVYVPEVLRPYLGGREVLEPVAK; from the coding sequence GTGATTGACCTTCGCCTGCTCCGTGAGGACCCCGACCGTGCGCGCGCCTCCCAGCGCGCCCGTGGAGAGGACGTCGCGCTCGTCGACTCCCTCCTCTCTGCCGACGAGCGGCGCAGGTCGTCCGGCGTCCGCTTCGACGAGCTGCGCGCCGAACAGCGGTCGCTCGGCAAGCTCATCCCCAAGGCCTCCGCGGACGAGAAGGTCGAGCTGCTGAAGAAGGCGAGCCAGCTCGCCGCCGACGTCAAGGCCGCCGACGCCGAACGCGACGCGGCTGTCGCCGAGACGCAGGAGCTGCTCCAGCGGCTCGGGAACCTCGTGCACCCCGACGTGCCCGTGGGCGGCGAGGAGGACTTCGTCACCCTCGAGACGCACGGCACGATCCGTGACTTCGGCGCCGAGGGCTTCGAGCCCAAGGACCACCTCGAGCTCGGCCAGATCCTCGGCGCGATCGACGTCGAACGCGGCGCCAAGGTCTCCGGCTCCCGCTTCTACTTCCTCACCGGCGTCGGCGCCCTGCTGGAGCTGGCCCTGGTGAACGCGGCGATCGCGCAGGCCACGGCGGCCGGCTTCACGCCGATGCTCACCCCCGCGCTGGTGCGCCCGCAGTCGATGGCCGGCACCGGCTTCCTCGGCCAGGCCGCCCAGGACGTCTACCACCTCGACAAGGACGACCTCTACCTGGTCGGCACCTCCGAGGTCCCGCTCGCCGCGTACCACATGGACGAGATCATCGACGCGGACAAGCTGCCCCTGCGCTACGCGGGCTTCTCGCCCTGCTTCCGCCGCGAGGCCGGCTCGCACGGCAAGGACACCAAGGGCATCTTCCGCGTCCACCAGTTCGACAAGGTGGAGATGTTCTCGTACGTCGTGCCCGAGGACTCGCAGGCCGAGCACCAGCGCCTGCTGGCGTGGGAGAAGCAGTGGCTGTCCGCGCTGGAGCTGCCGTTCCGGGTCATCGACGTCGCCTCCGGCGACCTCGGTTCCTCGGCCGCCCGCAAGTTCGACTGCGAGGCCTGGATCCCGACGCAGGGCAAGTACCGCGAGCTGACCTCGACGTCGGACTGCACCGAGTTCCAGTCCCGCCGCCTGTCGATCCGCGTCCGCGAGGGCAAGCAGGTCCGCCCGCTGGCCACGCTGAACGGCACGCTGTGCGCCGTCCCGCGCACGATCGTCGCCATCCTGGAGAACCACCAGCAGGCCGACGGTTCCGTGTACGTGCCCGAGGTGCTGCGCCCGTACCTCGGCGGCCGGGAGGTCCTGGAGCCGGTCGCCAAGTGA
- the pheA gene encoding prephenate dehydratase, producing MPASYAYLGPEGTFTEVALRTLPEAATRQLIPYVSVQSALDAVRTGEAEAAFVPIENSVEGGITTTLDALVAGTPLMIYREVLLSITFALLARPGTALSDIKTVSAHPAAQPQVRNWLKANLPDAVWESAASNADAARLVQEGRYDAAFAGEFAAARYGLTALETGIHDAENAQTRFVLVGRPARPAAPTGADKTSVVLWQRDDHPGGLRDLLGEFATRGVNLMVLQSRPTGAGIGNYCFCIDAEGHITDRRMAEALMGLKRICREVRFLGSYPRAEVSAADVPAPLPGTSDAEFVAASDWVARCQDGRF from the coding sequence ATGCCAGCGAGCTATGCGTATCTCGGCCCCGAGGGCACCTTCACGGAGGTCGCCCTGCGCACGCTTCCGGAGGCGGCCACCCGGCAGCTGATCCCTTACGTGTCGGTGCAGTCCGCGCTCGACGCGGTGCGCACCGGCGAGGCCGAGGCCGCGTTCGTGCCCATCGAGAACTCCGTCGAGGGCGGGATCACCACCACGCTCGACGCGCTGGTCGCCGGCACCCCGCTGATGATCTACCGCGAAGTGCTCCTGTCGATCACCTTCGCGCTGCTCGCCCGGCCCGGCACGGCGCTGTCGGACATCAAGACGGTCTCCGCCCACCCGGCGGCGCAGCCGCAGGTGCGCAACTGGCTGAAGGCGAACCTGCCGGACGCCGTGTGGGAGTCGGCCGCCTCGAACGCGGACGCCGCCCGGCTGGTACAGGAGGGCCGATACGACGCCGCCTTCGCGGGCGAGTTCGCGGCCGCCCGGTACGGGCTCACCGCCCTGGAGACGGGGATCCACGACGCCGAGAACGCGCAGACCCGGTTCGTGCTGGTGGGCCGGCCCGCCCGGCCTGCCGCGCCGACCGGTGCGGACAAGACGTCCGTGGTGCTGTGGCAGCGGGACGACCATCCCGGCGGTCTGCGCGACCTGCTGGGCGAGTTCGCCACCCGGGGCGTCAACCTCATGGTGCTGCAGTCCCGGCCGACGGGCGCCGGTATCGGCAACTACTGCTTCTGCATCGACGCCGAGGGGCACATCACCGACCGCCGGATGGCCGAGGCGCTCATGGGGCTGAAGCGGATCTGCCGCGAGGTGCGCTTCCTGGGCTCGTACCCGCGTGCGGAGGTGAGCGCTGCGGACGTCCCGGCGCCGCTTCCGGGGACCTCGGACGCCGAGTTCGTGGCGGCCTCGGACTGGGTGGCGCGCTGCCAGGACGGCCGTTTCTAG
- a CDS encoding SGM_3592 family protein gives MADDIAADDARGRSGEGEVWDDLVLDEDFVRAAGTSEPSARARMLAARWRAEEPEPQPWRSDEPPAGWFFSKARRRRWRRR, from the coding sequence ATGGCGGACGACATAGCGGCGGACGACGCCCGCGGACGGTCCGGGGAGGGCGAGGTCTGGGACGACCTCGTCCTGGACGAGGACTTCGTTCGGGCCGCCGGGACCTCCGAGCCGTCCGCCCGGGCCCGGATGCTCGCCGCACGATGGCGCGCCGAGGAGCCGGAGCCCCAGCCCTGGCGGTCGGACGAGCCGCCCGCGGGCTGGTTCTTCAGCAAGGCGCGGCGGCGCAGGTGGCGCCGCCGCTAG
- a CDS encoding HAD family hydrolase, producing MSTEPGTGRFPHRLIATDLDGTLLRSDDTISQRTRDALAAATAAGAVHIVVTGRAVPWTRHILDDLGYDGLAVCGQGAQVYHAGEHRLLTAVTLDRQLAGVALAKIEAEVGPLHLAASRGGLDGEVLVGPGYALRGTLQSTPLTDASDLWSAPLNKIFIQHPELSDDALAEAARRAAGGFVTVAVAGAGIVELLPLGLSKATGLSLAARRLGLKAADTIAFGDMPNDIPMFAWSARGVAMANAHAELKAVADEITASNDADGIATTLEALLP from the coding sequence GTGAGCACCGAGCCTGGCACCGGACGGTTCCCCCACCGGCTGATCGCGACCGACCTCGACGGGACGCTCCTGCGCTCCGACGACACGATCTCGCAGCGCACCCGGGACGCCCTCGCCGCGGCCACCGCGGCGGGGGCCGTGCACATCGTCGTGACGGGCCGCGCGGTCCCGTGGACCCGGCACATCCTCGACGACCTCGGCTACGACGGCCTCGCGGTCTGCGGACAGGGCGCCCAGGTGTACCACGCGGGCGAGCACCGTCTGCTGACGGCGGTGACGCTGGACCGGCAACTGGCCGGCGTGGCCCTCGCCAAGATCGAGGCCGAGGTCGGCCCGCTGCACCTGGCGGCCAGCCGGGGCGGTCTGGACGGGGAGGTACTGGTGGGCCCCGGCTACGCGCTCAGGGGCACCCTGCAGTCGACCCCGCTGACGGACGCGTCCGACCTGTGGTCGGCCCCGCTGAACAAGATCTTCATCCAGCATCCCGAACTCTCCGACGACGCGCTGGCCGAGGCGGCCCGCAGGGCCGCGGGAGGTTTCGTCACGGTCGCCGTGGCCGGTGCGGGCATCGTGGAGCTGCTCCCTCTGGGGCTCTCCAAGGCCACGGGCCTCTCACTGGCCGCCCGCCGCCTGGGTCTCAAGGCCGCCGACACGATCGCCTTCGGCGACATGCCCAACGACATCCCGATGTTCGCCTGGTCCGCCCGCGGCGTGGCCATGGCCAACGCGCACGCGGAACTGAAGGCGGTGGCGGACGAGATCACCGCCTCCAACGACGCCGACGGCATCGCCACCACCCTGGAAGCCCTCCTCCCCTGA